The DNA region ATCCGAACCGCTGATACTGAAAAAGGGAACCCCTGCCTCACCAGCGACCGCTCTACCAAGTAGCGTCTTACCGGTGCCGGGAGGACCATATAATAGAACCCCTTTGGGTATCCTGGCCCCAAGTTCATTAAACTTCTTGGGACTTTTCAAGAATTCCACTACTTCTTCTAACTCTTCCTTGACCTCATCCGCACCTGCAACATCGGAGAAATTTACTTTCTTTTTGTCATCGGTATGCAGCTTAGCCTTACTTTTACCGAAAGACATTACTTTGTTACCCCCGCCCTGTGTCTGCTGCATGAGGAAGAAAAAAAGCAGAACAAATAAAAGAATGGGCACCAGGGTAGTTAATAGCCCTGTCCACCAACCCGGTTCCGGAGGCGGAGTCACATCGTATTCTACCCCTTGCTGCATTAACAGCGACTCCAATTCAGGATTGGGGTAAGTAGACCTGCTTTTGAATTCTGTATTACCTTTTGTTGTGCCGGTAATTAACAAAGTATCTTTCTCAGGCTGTAAGGTAACTTCACTGAGCTGTCCTTTTTCAGCTGCCGCAAGGAACTGGTTATATGTCCACTCCTTGACTACGGTCTCCTGCGGCGAAGCAAACCTGATGAGGGCGATAATGACCAACACTATTAGAAGATAAATACTAAGGTTCTTAATGACCTTGTTCAACAAAGCCACTCCTCTCCAAGCTTAAAAAAACCCCATAGGGACTAGTTTATCATGCCTTTTTTTTTGTATCAATTATTATTTTCCATAACTCTTTAAAATTACTATTGAAAAAGTAAATCTAAGTCTTTACCAGCTTCTAAAACTATCATCTCACAAAACTATTTGCCCTAAACTAAAATTTTAAAGAGCTTTAAGAGGTTTTATGAAAATTCGTACTAGATACCCTTTTGCCTTACCAGTTTAGCAACGTTCACTCAAGGCAGATGGTAACTTCCTATTGCTTAAGTAAACTCAAGTGCAAGAGCCGTTCCGAAGCCTCGTCCACCTTGAACTTTTCTGCCGGTCTGACTCCGGCAACCCAGGCAATTTCACCATTACAAGTAACCAGAGGAATACTTTCTCTTTTTTCCCAGGGTATTTTTTGATCAATAAAAAACTTTTTCAACTTTACTTCGGCCCCGTTCATTCCAAGAGGTGAGAAACGATCACCATGGAGTCGCGTGCGAACAAATAATTTACCGTTCAGCTTATCATAGTCAAGTAACACCTCTTGTGCCGGTAACATTTCAGGATCAAGAGTTTCGCCCCTAAACAACACATTTGCCCTGACAACAACCCCCAATCCCGGAATCTGAGTTTCACCGGGTACATTAATATGGTAGCGATCAACAGGGGCTCTCTCATTTGATTCACTTTCCTTTTTAAAATACAACTGATTATAGCTTCTTGTTACATGTATACCCCTTGGCAAATGGCTTTCCCAGCTGCCCTTACCTTCTTGCAGCAAATCCAGTATAACTTCAAGGTGCCCAAACCCCAGTCCACCGGGTTCTCCAACCATTCTACTCCATAGTTTACGCATTACACGGCGCTGTAATGCAAGAGGCAGCGCCGTCAATAAGTCAATATCCAAGACCCAACCATTACATTCATTAGATACCATGGGAGAAGTACAAACCTTACCGGCTTCATTTTCCAAAAATTCATCTTCTGCTCTTAAAACTTCGGCTGTTTTTAAAAGTGTATTAACCAGTGCGGGGTTATAATCTTCCAAAACCGGAATTAATTCTAACCGGATTTGGTTTCGTTTGTAAACGGTTTTTTTATTGGAAGAATCTATTCTATAACTTATTTTGTTAACTTTACAGTATTCCTCAATATCCTTTCGGCGCAACCTAAAAAGCGGCCGGATATAAAATTCTTCCCGCAGCGGCAAAAACCCTTTCAATCCAGTCAATCCCGAACCTCTCAAAAAATTAGCAATTACGGTTTCCGCCTGGTCATCGGCATGGTGACCCAGCGCCACCCGCGCCGCCCCAATTTGGGATGAAATACGGGAAATAAGGTTGTATCGTACTTCCCGGGCACCTTCCTGGTTTGATTTATGGTTTTGAACACAGTAAGCCGGCACATCAAACTTTTCTAAGGTATAGGGTACACCCAAAAGCTGTGCGGTATCCTCAACCAAACAAGCATCTTGCATGCTTTCGGTTCCCCGGAAACAATGATTCAAATGGAAAACATGCAGTTGAATGCCCAATTGATCTTTCAGGCCAAAAAGGATATGTAACAAGGCCATTGAGTCAGGACCTCCGGACACAGCTACCAGTACCCTGTTCCCGGATTCTATCATATTGTACTTTTTTATGGTTAACAGTACATCTTGGACAACAGACATAGCCTCACCAATCAATTATATTTGTACTAGTGTTTTTCAACAAAAATAGTCACATTCCTGCCAGTAAGGAATATTTGCCACAAAAAAGCGTTTAAATCAGTTCCCTTAACCCCACAGACGGGGCACCAACACCGCATATCAAGTATTCCTTTATTTAAATCCCTTTACTCCCGTCAAAACCCACATGAACCTTATGCACAAACTAGTATGAAAAAAACTATATTTTCGTAAGAAAGACTCCATAGTGCCAACACTAAAAAAGAAAGGGCCATTTTTGACGGGATCAACGCGATTCTCGGGATAGAGATAAAAACAAAGAGAAAGGAAAGGGATTTAAGAAGGTGTGGAGAG from Bacillota bacterium includes:
- the tilS gene encoding tRNA lysidine(34) synthetase TilS; its protein translation is MSVVQDVLLTIKKYNMIESGNRVLVAVSGGPDSMALLHILFGLKDQLGIQLHVFHLNHCFRGTESMQDACLVEDTAQLLGVPYTLEKFDVPAYCVQNHKSNQEGAREVRYNLISRISSQIGAARVALGHHADDQAETVIANFLRGSGLTGLKGFLPLREEFYIRPLFRLRRKDIEEYCKVNKISYRIDSSNKKTVYKRNQIRLELIPVLEDYNPALVNTLLKTAEVLRAEDEFLENEAGKVCTSPMVSNECNGWVLDIDLLTALPLALQRRVMRKLWSRMVGEPGGLGFGHLEVILDLLQEGKGSWESHLPRGIHVTRSYNQLYFKKESESNERAPVDRYHINVPGETQIPGLGVVVRANVLFRGETLDPEMLPAQEVLLDYDKLNGKLFVRTRLHGDRFSPLGMNGAEVKLKKFFIDQKIPWEKRESIPLVTCNGEIAWVAGVRPAEKFKVDEASERLLHLSLLKQ